The Vibrio nitrifigilis genome window below encodes:
- the rlmA gene encoding 23S rRNA (guanine(745)-N(1))-methyltransferase — protein sequence MAYLCPLCQQPLTKQNHAYTCENHHQFDIAKEGYVNLMPAHHKRSKDPGDNKEMTQARRRFLNGGHYHPMRARVAELVEQFIYQPASALLDIGCGEGYYTSHIADTLLANEHNMEVHGLDISKVAVRYAAKRYLNCQFTVASSHRLPFASESLDAVIRIYAPCKPEELLRCVKPGGIIVTVTPAARHLYQLKEKIYQSVRLHDETPELLTGFVLEHSEKIHYDMSLPGSEARDLLQMTPLEWHASDEFRAQLEATGVFSCEADFMLRIYRKPH from the coding sequence ATGGCCTATTTGTGTCCCCTCTGCCAGCAACCACTCACGAAACAGAATCACGCCTACACCTGTGAGAATCATCATCAGTTTGATATTGCCAAAGAAGGGTATGTGAACTTAATGCCAGCTCACCACAAACGCTCTAAAGATCCTGGTGACAATAAAGAGATGACCCAAGCTCGCCGTCGTTTTCTTAATGGTGGTCATTACCATCCAATGCGCGCGCGTGTTGCCGAATTGGTTGAACAATTCATATATCAACCAGCGAGCGCCCTATTAGATATCGGATGCGGCGAAGGCTATTACACCTCACATATTGCCGATACTTTACTGGCTAATGAACACAACATGGAAGTTCATGGCCTAGATATTTCAAAGGTTGCCGTTCGCTACGCGGCAAAACGTTACCTCAATTGCCAATTTACCGTGGCATCAAGTCACCGCCTGCCCTTTGCTTCTGAGTCGTTGGATGCAGTAATACGTATTTATGCTCCTTGTAAACCGGAAGAGTTATTACGCTGTGTTAAGCCCGGAGGCATCATAGTTACAGTGACACCAGCAGCACGCCATCTATATCAGTTAAAAGAAAAAATTTATCAATCTGTTCGCTTACATGATGAAACCCCTGAACTATTAACTGGTTTTGTTCTAGAGCACAGCGAAAAAATACATTACGACATGAGCTTACCCGGTAGTGAAGCACGCGATTTATTACAAATGACCCCGCTTGAATGGCATGCTAGCGATGAATTCCGCGCACAGCTTGAAGCAACCGGTGTATTCTCTTGTGAAGCTGATTTTATGTTACGAATCTATCGTAAACCTCATTAA
- a CDS encoding D-hexose-6-phosphate mutarotase — protein sequence MDLLTLPVVSTLSDHIDVVEKDDIKILRVTHPKASAGISLHGAHILSFRPAGHADVIWMSSKAKFNGTASIRGGIPICWPWFGPIGSPSHGFARISEWTLIEHRENDQGVVICLGLEDSEETQKLWPYQFSTRLYVEIGDELNVSLEVTNTDEKPWLFSGALHSYLNVGDIHQVETTGMGERYIDKLQDSKECEGPDVLALTGPIDRVYTQPEPIITIHDPELSRQITIENHGHNTAVLWNPWADGHMADMTDDGYATMLCVESTIYAPCISAGHTLAPNESHTLATTIRLVEA from the coding sequence ATGGATTTACTTACCCTTCCTGTCGTCTCTACTCTCTCTGACCACATTGATGTAGTCGAAAAAGACGATATTAAAATTCTACGTGTTACCCACCCTAAAGCCAGCGCTGGTATTTCATTGCACGGTGCTCATATTCTCTCTTTTCGACCTGCCGGCCATGCCGACGTCATTTGGATGAGTAGCAAAGCAAAGTTTAATGGTACAGCCTCTATACGCGGTGGCATTCCTATTTGCTGGCCTTGGTTTGGGCCAATTGGTTCTCCTTCCCATGGTTTTGCCCGCATTAGCGAATGGACACTCATCGAACACCGTGAAAACGACCAAGGTGTCGTGATCTGTCTCGGCTTAGAAGATAGCGAAGAGACTCAAAAATTATGGCCTTACCAATTCTCGACTCGCCTATACGTGGAAATCGGTGACGAGTTAAATGTCTCTCTTGAGGTTACCAATACCGATGAGAAACCTTGGCTGTTCTCAGGAGCATTACATTCCTACTTGAATGTTGGCGACATTCATCAAGTAGAAACGACCGGTATGGGCGAACGTTACATTGATAAATTACAAGACAGCAAAGAGTGTGAAGGCCCAGATGTTTTAGCCTTAACAGGCCCTATTGATCGGGTATACACACAACCTGAACCGATCATCACCATTCACGACCCAGAGCTCTCTCGCCAGATCACCATTGAAAATCATGGCCACAATACCGCAGTGTTATGGAACCCTTGGGCAGATGGACACATGGCAGATATGACCGATGATGGTTACGCTACGATGCTATGTGTTGAATCGACCATCTACGCACCATGCATCTCTGCTGGACATACACTAGCACCCAATGAAAGCCATACATTGGCAACGACTATCCGCTTAGTTGAAGCGTAA
- the gap gene encoding type I glyceraldehyde-3-phosphate dehydrogenase produces MTIKVGINGFGRIGRFVFRAAQTRDDIEVVGINDLIDVEYMAYMLKYDSTHGRFNGEVEVKDGNLVVNGKTVRVTSERNPADLKWNEIGVDVVAEATGLFLTDETARKHIEAGAKKVVMTGPSKDATPMFVNGVNFETYAGQDIVSNASCTTNCLAPVAKVLNDKFGIESGLMTTVHATTATQKTVDGPSHKDWRGGRGAAQNIIPSSTGAAKAVGKVLPELNGKLTGMAFRVPTANVSVVDLTVNLSKAASIDEIKAAMKAAAEGELAGVLGYTEDAVVSTDFNGDTRTSIFDASAAIALTDKFVKVVSWYDNEIGYSNKVLDLIAHISK; encoded by the coding sequence ATGACTATCAAAGTAGGTATTAACGGTTTTGGCCGTATCGGTCGTTTCGTATTTCGTGCAGCACAAACTCGTGATGACATCGAAGTTGTAGGTATCAACGATCTTATCGACGTAGAATACATGGCTTACATGTTGAAATACGATTCAACTCACGGTCGTTTCAACGGCGAAGTTGAAGTAAAAGATGGTAACCTAGTTGTAAACGGTAAAACTGTTCGCGTAACTTCAGAACGCAACCCAGCAGACCTTAAATGGAATGAAATCGGTGTTGACGTTGTTGCTGAAGCAACTGGTCTATTCCTAACTGACGAAACAGCTCGTAAACACATCGAAGCTGGTGCGAAAAAAGTAGTAATGACTGGTCCTTCTAAAGACGCAACTCCAATGTTCGTTAACGGCGTAAACTTCGAAACTTACGCTGGTCAAGACATCGTTTCTAACGCTTCTTGTACTACTAACTGTCTAGCACCTGTAGCTAAAGTTCTTAACGACAAATTCGGTATCGAATCTGGTCTTATGACTACAGTTCACGCAACTACTGCTACTCAAAAAACTGTTGACGGTCCTTCTCACAAAGACTGGCGCGGTGGTCGTGGTGCGGCTCAAAACATCATCCCATCTTCAACTGGTGCTGCTAAAGCTGTAGGTAAAGTACTACCTGAACTAAACGGCAAACTAACTGGTATGGCTTTCCGCGTACCAACTGCTAACGTTTCTGTAGTTGACCTAACTGTTAACCTTTCTAAAGCTGCATCTATCGATGAAATCAAAGCTGCAATGAAAGCTGCTGCTGAAGGTGAACTAGCTGGCGTTCTTGGTTACACTGAAGACGCAGTTGTTTCAACTGACTTCAACGGCGACACTCGCACTTCTATCTTCGATGCAAGCGCTGCAATCGCTCTAACTGACAAATTCGTTAAAGTTGTATCTTGGTACGACAACGAAATCGGTTACTCAAACAAAGTTCTAGACCTAATCGCTCACATTTCTAAATAA
- the msrB gene encoding peptide-methionine (R)-S-oxide reductase MsrB: MNNKGKSDLKSEEYWRDKLTDEQFRVCREHGTEMPFSGTLLHNKETGIYHCTCCQAPLFISDNKYDSGCGWPSFDAPINEDAIRYIEDRSHGMIRTEIRCAQCESHLGHVFPDGPQTTGERYCVNSVSLIFNKKE; the protein is encoded by the coding sequence GTGAATAATAAAGGAAAAAGTGATTTAAAATCAGAAGAATACTGGCGAGATAAACTGACCGATGAACAGTTTCGAGTCTGTCGAGAACACGGTACGGAGATGCCTTTCTCTGGCACGTTGTTACATAACAAAGAAACTGGGATTTACCACTGTACTTGCTGTCAGGCTCCTTTATTTATCTCTGACAATAAGTATGACTCTGGTTGCGGTTGGCCTAGTTTTGACGCGCCGATAAATGAAGATGCAATACGGTATATTGAAGATCGCAGTCACGGAATGATACGTACTGAGATCCGTTGTGCACAGTGTGAAAGCCACTTAGGGCACGTTTTTCCTGATGGGCCACAAACAACCGGTGAACGCTACTGTGTGAATTCTGTGTCGTTAATTTTCAACAAAAAAGAGTAA
- a CDS encoding DUF2989 domain-containing protein — protein MNSIKFMLLMLLTVSLSGCFENKSNTEQLCKDNPNLRCERLNMDDGQCRVARTDLIWHRYQVLKNETVSNLISEYHYLAAYKKCMSLAAQIRAIDQAELKQLRFAAVQNASEDEEQLVETIRNSHSPTALYFLWSQIGDKQAQREFLQMEGKPALETPEMQYALATFYTSRDNRKTIRLLNHALELAKNDDVNLDIFKALASNYQLLNQRHYAYIWAMVSKHYGVPVADSEDMKLLFGYSDEQYDELNNIADNVVDALKQGNYSKDLIPNALKQLKISINP, from the coding sequence ATGAATAGCATAAAATTTATGCTGCTTATGCTTCTAACTGTTAGCTTGAGCGGCTGTTTTGAAAATAAAAGCAATACCGAGCAATTGTGCAAGGACAATCCAAATCTACGCTGCGAACGACTCAACATGGATGATGGACAATGCCGAGTAGCCCGGACCGATTTAATTTGGCACCGTTATCAAGTGTTAAAAAATGAAACGGTCTCTAATCTCATCAGCGAGTATCACTACCTCGCAGCATACAAAAAATGCATGTCTTTAGCAGCTCAAATTCGAGCTATTGATCAGGCAGAGTTAAAGCAACTGCGTTTCGCTGCCGTGCAAAATGCCAGTGAAGACGAAGAACAATTAGTTGAAACGATTCGTAATAGTCATTCTCCAACGGCTCTTTACTTTCTTTGGAGTCAGATCGGTGATAAACAAGCGCAAAGAGAATTTCTTCAAATGGAAGGAAAGCCTGCTCTTGAAACTCCAGAAATGCAATACGCTCTCGCTACTTTTTATACCTCTAGAGACAATCGAAAAACCATTCGATTATTGAATCACGCCCTAGAATTGGCCAAAAACGACGACGTTAATCTGGATATTTTTAAAGCCTTGGCAAGTAACTACCAACTGCTTAACCAGCGTCATTACGCTTATATCTGGGCAATGGTCAGTAAGCACTACGGTGTTCCTGTTGCGGACAGCGAAGATATGAAATTGTTATTTGGTTACAGCGATGAACAATATGATGAATTAAATAACATTGCAGATAATGTGGTCGATGCTCTTAAACAGGGTAACTATTCTAAAGACTTAATCCCTAATGCTTTGAAACAACTAAAAATTAGTATAAATCCATAG
- a CDS encoding YeaC family protein, translating to MDREQLVNSITPEAYERLLYAVETGKWPEGTSLSKEQRDSCMQAVMLYQAKHNNNPDHMTVGTDGEITFKSKTELKQRFQSNQSDILRINPNK from the coding sequence ATGGATAGAGAACAATTAGTTAATTCCATTACACCAGAAGCTTACGAACGTCTATTGTACGCAGTAGAAACGGGTAAATGGCCTGAAGGAACGTCGTTATCAAAAGAGCAGCGCGATTCTTGTATGCAAGCTGTGATGCTTTATCAAGCCAAGCATAATAACAATCCCGATCATATGACCGTTGGCACTGATGGTGAAATAACGTTCAAGTCTAAGACTGAACTTAAACAACGTTTCCAATCAAATCAGAGTGATATCTTAAGAATAAACCCTAATAAGTAA
- the ansA gene encoding asparaginase: MARKHIYIAYTGGTIGMTKSDHGYIPVAGFMEKQLASMPEFHREEMPEFTIHEYDPLMDSSDMTPSDWQYIANDIRDNYDKYDGFVILHGTDTMAYTASALSFMLENLGKPVIVTGSQIPLAELRSDGQANLLNALHIAANYPINEVTLFFNNQLMRGNRSTKSHADGFNAFTSPNLPPLLEAGINIQVSNFVKVDEKPQGEFRVHDITPQPIGVITMYPGISHEVIRNTLLQPVNAMILLTFGVGNAPQNPELLAHLHDASERGVIVVNLTQCLAGKVNMGGYATGCALHDAGVISGFDMTPEAALAKLHYLLSQNLSYEQIKEKMQQVLRGEMSL; this comes from the coding sequence ATGGCCAGAAAACATATCTATATCGCCTATACTGGTGGCACAATCGGTATGACCAAGTCTGATCATGGTTACATACCCGTTGCAGGATTTATGGAAAAACAACTGGCAAGCATGCCAGAATTCCACCGCGAGGAAATGCCTGAGTTCACCATTCATGAATACGATCCACTGATGGATTCGTCTGATATGACACCGTCAGATTGGCAATATATCGCCAATGACATTCGTGATAACTACGATAAGTACGATGGTTTCGTCATTTTACATGGTACTGATACCATGGCTTATACCGCTTCAGCCCTATCATTTATGCTGGAAAACCTTGGTAAGCCCGTTATCGTCACAGGATCACAAATCCCTTTGGCAGAATTACGTTCAGATGGTCAAGCTAACTTGCTTAACGCTCTGCACATTGCTGCTAACTACCCGATTAATGAAGTAACGTTATTTTTCAATAATCAATTAATGCGCGGTAACCGCAGCACTAAATCTCATGCTGATGGATTTAATGCTTTTACGTCACCCAACCTACCTCCGCTGCTGGAAGCAGGTATTAACATTCAAGTGAGTAATTTCGTCAAAGTTGATGAAAAGCCTCAGGGAGAATTTCGCGTACACGACATTACACCTCAACCTATTGGTGTGATTACCATGTACCCTGGCATTTCTCATGAAGTTATTCGCAACACACTACTTCAACCCGTTAATGCAATGATTTTGTTAACATTTGGTGTAGGTAATGCGCCACAAAATCCAGAGTTGTTAGCCCATTTGCATGATGCTTCAGAGCGCGGCGTTATCGTTGTTAACCTTACGCAATGTTTGGCAGGTAAAGTCAATATGGGGGGATATGCAACAGGGTGCGCTCTGCATGATGCTGGTGTTATCAGTGGCTTCGATATGACCCCTGAAGCGGCTTTAGCAAAATTGCACTACCTACTTAGCCAGAACCTAAGTTACGAGCAGATCAAAGAAAAAATGCAGCAAGTTCTACGCGGTGAGATGAGTTTATAA
- the sppA gene encoding signal peptide peptidase SppA — MKKIVHIIGLIFKGIWKTITFIRIALLNVIFLAFIAVLYFAYTQSIDSTPKEATTPSALVLNLSGPIVEQSTYSNPVDSITGSVLGEDLPKENVLFKLVDTIRYAKTDPNVTGLVLSLKNLPETNLTKLRYIAKAINEFKASGKPVFAVGDYYNQSQYYLASYADKIFLSPDGGVMLKGYSAYSMYFKKLLDKLDVNTHIFRVGTYKSAVEPFMRDDMSKAAKEASSRWLGQLWGAYIDDVATNRHIEVKTLTPDMQQFLAMFKKANGNLAQLSLNAGLVDELATRPKIRAELTRKFGSDGIDSYNAISYYDYQSQVPSKPHHSKNDIAVIVASGAIMDGTQPRGRVGGDTLAAQLRDARNDDQVKAVVLRVDSPGGSAFASEVIREEIDALKAAGKPVVVSMSSLAASGGYWISMSADKIIAQPTTLTGSIGIFSVITTFEKGLSKLGVSTDGVGTTPFSGLGVTTGLSDGAKQALQMGIEHGYQRFISLVGKNRHMTLDQVDDIAQGRVWTGQDALKIGLVDQLGDFDDAVTVAAKLANLQSYDLDWIAEPLTPAQQLLQDVLSEAHTSLGLNLSSMVPAALQPAAKQLTESASLLNSFNDPKGVYAFCLNCQVE; from the coding sequence ATGAAAAAAATCGTTCATATCATCGGGCTAATCTTTAAAGGCATATGGAAAACCATCACCTTTATTCGAATTGCTCTGCTCAACGTTATCTTTTTGGCTTTTATTGCAGTGCTCTATTTCGCTTACACGCAAAGTATCGATTCCACTCCCAAAGAAGCAACAACGCCTTCAGCCTTAGTGCTGAACCTATCGGGACCTATTGTGGAACAGAGCACTTACTCGAATCCGGTAGATTCCATTACAGGGTCTGTATTAGGTGAAGATTTACCTAAAGAGAATGTTTTATTCAAACTGGTCGATACTATTCGCTACGCTAAAACCGATCCCAACGTCACGGGTTTGGTTCTTTCACTTAAGAACTTACCTGAGACGAACCTGACAAAATTGCGTTATATCGCCAAAGCAATTAACGAATTTAAAGCCTCTGGCAAGCCAGTATTCGCCGTAGGTGATTACTACAATCAAAGCCAATATTACCTAGCAAGCTACGCAGATAAGATATTTCTGTCTCCAGATGGCGGCGTAATGCTGAAAGGCTACAGTGCTTATTCAATGTACTTTAAAAAGCTGCTAGATAAACTTGACGTGAACACACATATTTTCCGCGTCGGAACCTATAAATCAGCCGTAGAACCTTTTATGCGCGATGACATGTCAAAAGCTGCAAAAGAAGCTTCTTCTCGCTGGTTAGGACAATTGTGGGGGGCATACATTGATGATGTCGCAACCAATCGTCATATCGAAGTTAAGACACTCACTCCAGATATGCAACAGTTCCTCGCAATGTTTAAAAAAGCCAATGGCAACCTTGCTCAGCTTTCGTTAAATGCAGGACTGGTTGATGAGCTAGCTACTCGCCCTAAAATCCGTGCGGAACTCACACGTAAATTCGGTAGTGATGGTATCGACAGTTATAACGCCATCAGTTACTACGATTATCAAAGTCAGGTACCAAGCAAACCACACCATTCGAAAAACGATATTGCCGTCATTGTTGCTAGCGGTGCCATCATGGATGGAACACAACCTCGTGGCCGCGTGGGTGGGGATACGTTAGCCGCTCAGTTACGTGATGCGCGCAATGATGACCAAGTAAAAGCCGTGGTTCTACGAGTAGATAGCCCAGGTGGTAGTGCGTTCGCGTCTGAAGTCATTCGTGAAGAAATTGATGCGCTTAAAGCCGCAGGCAAACCTGTCGTTGTGTCGATGTCCAGCTTGGCCGCTTCAGGGGGTTATTGGATTTCTATGAGCGCCGATAAAATCATCGCTCAGCCGACAACTCTGACAGGTTCTATTGGTATTTTTAGCGTGATCACAACCTTTGAAAAAGGGCTTTCTAAACTGGGCGTTTCTACCGACGGCGTTGGTACAACACCATTTTCTGGTTTAGGGGTAACCACCGGGTTAAGTGATGGTGCTAAACAAGCACTTCAAATGGGAATCGAGCACGGATACCAACGTTTCATCTCATTAGTCGGTAAAAATCGCCACATGACTCTCGATCAGGTCGATGACATTGCGCAAGGTCGTGTTTGGACTGGTCAAGACGCCCTTAAGATTGGTCTAGTGGATCAACTTGGTGACTTTGATGATGCTGTGACTGTGGCTGCCAAATTAGCGAATCTCCAATCTTATGATTTAGATTGGATTGCAGAGCCATTGACGCCCGCACAACAGCTACTTCAAGATGTACTGAGTGAAGCTCATACCAGTTTGGGATTAAACCTCAGCAGTATGGTCCCAGCAGCGTTACAACCGGCTGCAAAGCAATTGACAGAAAGTGCTAGTTTACTGAATAGCTTTAATGATCCTAAAGGTGTTTATGCATTTTGCTTAAATTGCCAAGTTGAGTAG
- the purU gene encoding formyltetrahydrofolate deformylase translates to MEKKTLLTHCTDEPGLISKITNICYKHQLNIIHNSEFVDNTTGQFFMRTELEGYFNDHTFIADLDQALPTGAEHRLINSGRKRIVILVTKESHCLGDILMKNYDGSLDVEIAAVVGNYDKLQTLTERFDIPYHFVSHEGLTRAQHDQKMLEVVNQYEPDYLVLAKYMRILTPEFVNRYPHRIINIHHSFLPAFIGAKPYLQAYERGVKIIGATAHFVTSNLDEGPIIKQDVIPVDHTFSAQDMAQAGRDVEKNVLSKALGKVLNDHVLVQGNKTIIL, encoded by the coding sequence ATGGAAAAGAAAACTCTCCTCACGCATTGTACTGATGAACCAGGTCTTATTTCTAAAATAACGAATATCTGTTACAAGCATCAGTTAAATATTATTCACAATAGCGAATTTGTGGATAACACAACCGGCCAGTTCTTTATGCGTACAGAACTTGAAGGTTACTTTAATGATCACACATTTATTGCCGATCTGGATCAAGCCCTGCCAACAGGTGCAGAGCATCGCCTAATTAACTCTGGTCGCAAACGTATCGTTATCTTAGTGACTAAAGAATCTCACTGTTTAGGTGACATTCTAATGAAAAACTATGATGGTAGCCTCGACGTTGAGATCGCTGCGGTAGTCGGTAACTACGATAAACTGCAAACCTTAACCGAACGTTTTGATATTCCTTACCACTTCGTTTCTCACGAAGGTCTAACGCGTGCTCAACACGATCAGAAAATGTTAGAAGTGGTTAACCAGTACGAACCCGACTATTTGGTGTTAGCCAAGTACATGCGCATTCTTACCCCTGAATTTGTTAATCGATATCCGCATCGTATTATCAATATTCATCACAGTTTCTTACCTGCATTTATTGGCGCAAAACCGTACTTACAGGCTTATGAGCGCGGGGTTAAAATCATTGGTGCAACCGCTCACTTTGTTACCAGTAATTTAGATGAAGGCCCTATCATTAAACAAGATGTGATTCCGGTCGATCATACCTTTAGCGCCCAAGATATGGCGCAAGCAGGACGTGATGTAGAGAAGAATGTCCTGAGTAAAGCTTTAGGTAAGGTGCTGAATGATCATGTTTTAGTCCAAGGAAATAAAACCATCATTTTGTAA
- a CDS encoding ATP-dependent DNA helicase: MIEKTFSEQGALGQAIPGFQPRQAQVDMAQAVYNAIKTDGQLVVEAGTGTGKTFAYLVPALLSGKKIIISTGSKNLQEQLFHRDLPLMSGALGFLGKVALLKGRANYLCLDRLSRQMVESHTNEADPTLLTQLVKVRSWSSETKTGDLGECEALPEDSIIIPTITSTNDNCLGKECPSYQDCFVSKARRKAMDADVVVVNHHLFLADLAIKETGFGELIPEADVFIFDEAHQLPDIASQYFGQSLSSRQIQDLAKDIEIGYRTEAKDMRQLQKIAAKLHQSAMDLRIVLGDSGYRGNWREAMASPSIQREVERLQEGIDFAIEVLKLALGRSQLLDTAFERANLIKGRLDRVCDVSITGYSYWFDTTPRHFSLHITPLTVADKFHEQMEMHPGAWIFTSATLAVNDDFGHFTQRLGLKPQAQFSLPSPFDYQHQAKLCVPRYLPEPNSPGLADKLVRMLAPVIEENGGRCFFLCTSHSMMRELGEKFRERLDLPVLLQGETSKQKTLAEFMELGNALLVATGAFWEGIDVRGDALSCVIIDKLPFTAPDDPLLKARIEDCRLRGGDPFAQVQLPEAVITLKQGVGRLIRDKNDRGALIICDNRLVTRDYGGIFLASLPPIPRTRDLQLVKDFLHHLSETAIN, translated from the coding sequence ATGATCGAAAAAACCTTTTCTGAGCAAGGCGCTTTGGGGCAAGCTATTCCGGGCTTTCAACCTCGCCAAGCACAAGTAGATATGGCGCAAGCCGTGTATAACGCCATCAAAACAGATGGTCAGTTAGTGGTTGAGGCTGGAACAGGCACAGGAAAAACCTTCGCCTATCTAGTACCAGCACTACTTAGTGGAAAAAAAATCATCATTAGTACTGGATCAAAAAATCTTCAAGAGCAGCTATTTCACCGAGACTTACCATTGATGAGCGGGGCGTTGGGCTTTCTGGGGAAGGTCGCGTTATTGAAAGGGCGTGCTAACTATCTATGTTTAGACCGCCTTAGCCGACAGATGGTAGAAAGTCATACTAACGAAGCCGATCCCACACTGTTAACCCAGCTAGTTAAAGTTCGTTCTTGGTCATCAGAGACCAAAACAGGTGATCTGGGCGAATGTGAAGCGCTTCCTGAAGACAGTATTATTATTCCGACCATTACATCAACAAACGATAATTGTTTGGGTAAAGAATGCCCGAGTTATCAAGATTGTTTTGTGTCTAAAGCGCGACGCAAAGCAATGGATGCGGATGTTGTTGTCGTGAACCACCACCTATTTTTAGCCGATTTGGCGATAAAAGAGACAGGGTTTGGTGAGCTGATTCCTGAAGCCGATGTCTTTATCTTTGATGAAGCCCATCAGCTACCAGATATAGCCAGCCAATATTTTGGTCAATCGTTGTCTAGCCGACAAATCCAAGATTTGGCCAAAGACATTGAAATTGGTTATCGCACTGAAGCGAAAGATATGCGTCAGTTGCAGAAAATCGCTGCAAAGCTTCATCAAAGTGCGATGGATTTACGCATCGTACTAGGGGATTCCGGTTACCGAGGTAACTGGCGAGAGGCCATGGCATCGCCATCAATTCAACGTGAAGTCGAACGTCTTCAAGAGGGGATCGATTTTGCGATTGAGGTATTGAAGCTTGCTTTGGGGCGCAGTCAGTTATTAGATACGGCATTTGAACGGGCTAACTTAATTAAAGGGCGTTTAGATCGAGTATGCGATGTTTCCATCACCGGATATTCATACTGGTTTGACACCACGCCACGCCATTTTAGTTTGCATATTACGCCACTTACTGTGGCTGATAAGTTTCATGAACAAATGGAAATGCATCCTGGCGCTTGGATTTTTACTTCCGCTACGTTAGCTGTGAATGACGATTTTGGTCACTTTACCCAGCGATTAGGCTTAAAGCCGCAAGCTCAATTTTCGTTGCCAAGCCCTTTCGATTATCAGCATCAAGCCAAATTGTGTGTTCCTCGCTATTTACCTGAACCGAATAGCCCAGGATTAGCCGATAAACTCGTGCGTATGCTAGCGCCTGTGATTGAAGAGAATGGCGGTCGCTGCTTTTTTCTCTGCACGTCACATAGCATGATGCGGGAATTAGGAGAAAAGTTTCGCGAGCGTTTGGACTTACCTGTTCTTTTACAAGGTGAAACCAGTAAACAGAAAACGTTGGCAGAGTTTATGGAATTAGGCAATGCGTTGCTGGTGGCAACAGGTGCATTCTGGGAAGGGATTGATGTTAGAGGTGACGCCTTAAGCTGTGTTATCATTGACAAGCTTCCATTCACGGCTCCGGATGATCCTTTGCTAAAAGCACGCATTGAAGATTGCCGATTACGTGGCGGTGACCCTTTTGCTCAGGTGCAATTACCTGAAGCGGTTATCACGCTTAAGCAAGGGGTTGGCCGACTCATTCGTGATAAAAATGACCGGGGAGCATTGATCATTTGTGATAACCGTCTGGTCACGCGCGATTATGGTGGGATATTTCTCGCCAGTTTACCGCCAATCCCAAGAACTCGGGATTTACAACTCGTGAAAGATTTTCTTCACCATTTATCTGAAACAGCAATAAATTAG
- the tsaB gene encoding tRNA (adenosine(37)-N6)-threonylcarbamoyltransferase complex dimerization subunit type 1 TsaB, which produces MSAKILAIDTATEMCSVALMVGDTLYSRNEIAPRDHTKKILPMVDEVLKEAGISLQDVDALAYGQGPGSFTGVRIGIGIAQGLALGADLPMIGISTLAAIAQNAYRQTGATHVATAIDARMSEVYWAQYQRQQDGSWITIGEECVVPPSDLVAHLGQDEFTWAQVGTGWQAYAQDFAELALNRIETPVLYPESQDIAFLAKFELEKGNTVAVEDSSPVYLRDTVTWKKLPGRE; this is translated from the coding sequence ATGAGCGCAAAAATTCTTGCCATCGATACCGCAACTGAGATGTGTTCTGTTGCGTTAATGGTGGGTGACACACTATATAGTCGCAATGAAATTGCCCCACGAGATCACACGAAGAAAATTCTTCCTATGGTCGATGAGGTGTTAAAAGAAGCGGGGATTTCCCTGCAAGACGTGGACGCTCTAGCATACGGGCAAGGCCCAGGTAGTTTTACCGGCGTACGTATAGGCATCGGGATTGCTCAAGGGTTAGCGTTAGGTGCAGATCTGCCCATGATCGGCATATCCACATTAGCTGCCATAGCGCAAAATGCCTATCGTCAAACGGGAGCAACTCATGTTGCCACCGCGATTGATGCCCGTATGAGTGAAGTTTATTGGGCACAATATCAACGTCAACAAGATGGTAGCTGGATCACAATTGGAGAGGAATGTGTCGTTCCACCGAGTGACTTAGTGGCACATTTAGGTCAGGATGAGTTCACTTGGGCTCAAGTAGGAACCGGCTGGCAAGCTTATGCACAGGATTTTGCTGAATTAGCGTTGAATCGTATTGAAACGCCCGTGTTATATCCTGAATCGCAGGATATCGCTTTTCTTGCTAAATTTGAGTTAGAAAAAGGCAACACGGTTGCTGTTGAAGATTCTAGTCCGGTGTACTTGCGCGATACTGTGACATGGAAAAAGCTACCAGGGCGTGAATAA